In a genomic window of Thalassotalea piscium:
- the gcvH gene encoding glycine cleavage system protein GcvH yields the protein MSNIPSELKYATTHEWVRNEGDGTVTVGITDHAQGLLGDMVFVELPEVGDTVSTGDDIVVAESVKAASDIYAPVTGEIVAVNEELEDSPELVNSDPFGDGWMFKIKFDDASEIESLLDAEGYENSIDED from the coding sequence ATGAGCAACATTCCTTCAGAATTAAAATATGCTACAACTCACGAATGGGTTCGCAATGAGGGTGACGGTACCGTTACTGTTGGTATTACAGACCATGCACAAGGCCTTTTAGGAGATATGGTATTTGTTGAGTTACCTGAAGTTGGTGACACGGTAAGCACTGGCGACGACATTGTTGTAGCTGAATCAGTAAAAGCGGCATCAGACATTTATGCACCTGTTACTGGCGAAATTGTTGCCGTAAATGAAGAATTAGAAGATTCACCAGAGTTAGTAAACTCAGACCCATTTGGCGATGGTTGGATGTTTAAAATTAAATTCGACGATGCAAGCGAGATAGAAAGCCTTCTCGATGCTGAAGGTTATGAAAACTCAATCGACGAAGACTAA
- the gcvT gene encoding glycine cleavage system aminomethyltransferase GcvT, with translation MINKTVLHAKHLESGAKMVDFHGWEMPINYGSQIEEHHAVRQSAGMFDVSHMTIVDINGSDAKAFLRRLVTNDVAKLTVPGKALYTGMCNEAGGVIDDLIIYYFTETDYRLVVNSATREKDLAWIGKQAQGFDVTVTERPEFGMIAVQGPKAKGIVATLLNEEQIKAVEGMKPFFGVQAGDFFIATTGYTGEDGYEIVVPEAQTADLWQKLLDAGVKPCGLGSRDTLRLEAGMNLYGLDMDESVSPLAANMAWTISWEPEDRNFIGREVLAAQREAGDQLKQVGLVLTEKGVLRAGVKVISEAGEGVITSGTFSPTLGHSIAIARVPRSVKIGDTVEVEMRKKLVKVSVVKPGFVRNGQSLL, from the coding sequence ATGATTAATAAAACCGTATTACATGCAAAGCACCTTGAGTCAGGCGCTAAAATGGTAGATTTCCATGGTTGGGAAATGCCTATTAATTACGGCTCTCAAATTGAAGAGCATCACGCGGTTCGTCAAAGTGCCGGTATGTTTGACGTATCACACATGACTATTGTTGACATAAACGGAAGCGATGCAAAAGCCTTTTTGCGCCGTTTAGTAACAAATGATGTAGCAAAGTTAACTGTTCCAGGCAAAGCGCTTTATACCGGAATGTGTAATGAAGCTGGTGGTGTAATTGACGATTTAATTATTTATTACTTCACAGAAACTGATTATCGCTTAGTAGTAAACTCTGCAACTCGTGAAAAAGATTTAGCTTGGATAGGTAAACAAGCGCAAGGGTTTGATGTAACTGTAACTGAACGCCCAGAGTTCGGTATGATCGCAGTGCAAGGCCCAAAAGCGAAAGGCATTGTCGCCACTTTGTTAAATGAAGAACAAATAAAAGCCGTTGAAGGTATGAAGCCGTTTTTTGGTGTTCAAGCAGGAGATTTTTTCATAGCAACTACAGGTTATACCGGTGAAGACGGCTATGAAATAGTTGTACCAGAAGCCCAAACAGCTGACTTATGGCAAAAATTACTAGATGCAGGTGTAAAACCTTGTGGTCTAGGTTCACGCGATACTTTACGATTAGAAGCTGGTATGAACTTATACGGTTTAGATATGGATGAAAGCGTTTCGCCATTAGCCGCTAACATGGCATGGACCATTAGTTGGGAACCGGAAGACCGCAACTTTATTGGCCGCGAAGTATTAGCTGCTCAGCGTGAAGCTGGCGACCAACTTAAACAAGTAGGTTTAGTGTTAACTGAAAAAGGCGTGTTACGTGCAGGCGTAAAGGTTATTAGTGAAGCGGGAGAGGGTGTTATTACTTCTGGCACCTTCTCACCTACGTTAGGCCATTCAATTGCTATTGCACGCGTACCACGTAGTGTTAAAATTGGTGACACCGTAGAAGTTGAAATGCGCAAAAAATTAGTTAAGGTTAGTGTAGTAAAACCTGGTTTTGTTCGTAACGGTCAAAGCCTTTTATAA
- a CDS encoding NUDIX hydrolase encodes MRLLKSTKVTDLHSNIDHHFTREATRAIVLNGENILLLYTKRYHDYSLPGGGIDDGEDNITGLIRELREETGAQNVTNVEAFGCYEEYRNWYKEGYDVVRMLSYCYTCEIDQELLAPQFEPHEVNNGMQALWMNIHEAIRHNELVMQGSEKKGLSIERETFLLKRIVAELI; translated from the coding sequence ATGCGTCTATTAAAGTCAACAAAAGTAACCGATTTACATTCTAATATTGATCACCACTTTACGCGTGAAGCCACTCGCGCGATTGTATTAAATGGTGAGAATATTCTCTTGTTATATACCAAGCGCTATCATGATTACAGCTTACCTGGTGGCGGCATTGATGACGGTGAAGACAATATAACCGGCTTAATACGTGAATTACGCGAAGAAACTGGCGCGCAAAATGTTACTAATGTAGAGGCATTCGGCTGTTATGAAGAGTATCGTAATTGGTATAAAGAAGGGTATGACGTAGTGCGTATGCTTTCCTATTGTTATACCTGCGAAATAGATCAAGAACTTCTAGCTCCCCAATTTGAACCGCATGAAGTTAACAATGGTATGCAAGCACTTTGGATGAACATCCACGAAGCCATCCGTCATAATGAATTGGTGATGCAAGGTAGTGAGAAAAAAGGCTTGTCGATTGAACGTGAAACCTTTTTATTAAAGCGTATAGTTGCTGAGTTAATTTAA
- the gcvP gene encoding aminomethyl-transferring glycine dehydrogenase, with translation MTTPSLFELEQTQDFIRRHIGPDEAQTQAMLNEIGAESVDALIDEIVPSDIRLADLPNIEASKTEVKALSDLKEIARKNIVNETYIGLGYYGTLTPNVILRNVLENPGWYTAYTPYQPEIAQGRLESLLNYQQMCIDLTGLELASASLLDEGTAAAEAMALAKRVSKNKKSNLFFISSDVYPQTIDVVKQRAEMFGFDIIVAPAVEAPEHDVFGALLQYPSATGEVTDIGDLIAKIHDNKGIVAVAADIMSLVMLKAPGELGADAVIGSTQRFGVPMGYGGPHAAFFTTSDKYKRSLPGRIIGVSKDTRGNQALRMAMQTREQHIRREKANSNICTAQVLLANMAAFYAVYHGPKGLKVIAERIHRFADILAHAANIKGLTPLHGFYFDTLTFNVSTDLKAEIVARALAKGVNLRTDVESQISISVDETTTRENMFTLFDILFGEDHGLNIEGIDAEVRALGNISIPESLVRESAILTHPVFNSYHSETEMLRYIKKLENKDLALNHSMISLGSCTMKLNATAQMIPVSWPEFANMHPFAPIEQAQGYKQMLDELGDALIELTGYDNISLQPNSGAQGEYAGLIAIHKYHHSRGDAHRNICLIPSSAHGTNPASAMMVGMKVVVVDCDKQGNVDMADLKAKAEELADNLSCIMITYPSTHGVYETTIAEICNIVHEHGGQVYLDGANMNAQVGLTSPGYIGADVSHLNLHKTFSIPHGGGGPGMGPIGVKSHLAPFLPDHSLVTVNEATKGNGAVSAAPFGSAGILCISYLYIALLGRKGVTDSTKYAITNANYLAKKLSEHYPILYSGKNGRVAHECIIDLRPIKAACGITEVDMAKRLIDYGFHAPTMSFPVAGTFMIEPTESESKVELDRFIEAMVCIRNEARKVESGEWSSENNPLHNAPHTLADITDANWDRDYSIAEAVFPVPAAAANKFWPTVNRIDDVYGDRNLICSCPPIEMYKD, from the coding sequence ATGACTACTCCATCTTTGTTTGAATTAGAGCAAACGCAAGACTTTATTCGTCGTCACATTGGCCCAGACGAAGCGCAAACCCAAGCGATGTTAAATGAAATTGGTGCAGAATCAGTTGATGCACTAATTGATGAAATTGTACCAAGTGATATTCGTTTAGCTGATTTACCCAATATTGAAGCAAGTAAAACAGAAGTTAAGGCACTTTCAGACTTAAAAGAAATTGCTCGCAAAAATATCGTTAACGAAACGTATATTGGTTTAGGCTACTACGGCACATTAACGCCAAATGTAATTTTGCGTAACGTATTAGAAAATCCAGGTTGGTACACAGCTTATACCCCGTATCAGCCAGAAATTGCGCAAGGTCGTTTAGAGTCGTTACTTAACTACCAACAAATGTGTATTGACCTAACAGGCTTAGAGCTAGCATCAGCCTCATTACTTGATGAAGGCACCGCAGCCGCTGAAGCAATGGCATTAGCCAAGCGTGTTTCAAAAAACAAAAAATCAAACCTATTCTTTATTTCAAGTGATGTGTATCCACAAACAATTGATGTGGTTAAGCAGCGTGCAGAAATGTTTGGTTTTGACATTATTGTTGCTCCTGCAGTTGAAGCCCCAGAACATGATGTTTTTGGCGCATTATTACAATACCCAAGCGCTACGGGTGAAGTAACAGATATTGGCGATTTAATTGCTAAAATTCATGACAATAAAGGTATAGTTGCCGTTGCTGCCGACATTATGAGTTTAGTTATGTTAAAAGCGCCAGGCGAACTTGGTGCAGATGCTGTTATTGGTTCAACCCAGCGTTTTGGTGTGCCAATGGGTTATGGTGGCCCTCATGCTGCATTCTTTACCACGTCAGACAAATACAAGCGTTCACTGCCAGGGCGTATTATTGGTGTTTCTAAAGATACTCGCGGTAACCAAGCATTGCGTATGGCAATGCAAACACGTGAACAACATATCCGTCGTGAAAAAGCCAACTCAAATATTTGTACAGCACAAGTCTTATTAGCCAATATGGCTGCATTTTATGCAGTTTACCATGGACCAAAAGGCTTAAAAGTAATAGCAGAACGAATTCATCGCTTTGCTGATATTTTAGCGCACGCAGCAAATATTAAAGGCTTAACGCCACTGCATGGTTTTTACTTTGATACCTTAACGTTTAACGTTTCTACCGACTTAAAAGCAGAAATAGTTGCTCGCGCATTGGCAAAAGGCGTAAACCTGCGCACCGATGTTGAAAGTCAAATCAGCATTTCAGTTGATGAAACAACCACCCGTGAAAATATGTTCACCTTATTTGATATTTTATTTGGTGAGGATCATGGCTTAAACATTGAAGGTATTGACGCAGAAGTACGTGCACTTGGTAATATTTCAATTCCAGAATCATTAGTACGTGAATCTGCAATATTAACGCACCCAGTATTTAACTCATACCACTCAGAAACTGAGATGTTACGTTACATCAAAAAGTTAGAGAATAAAGATTTAGCGCTTAACCATTCAATGATCTCGCTTGGCTCATGCACAATGAAGCTAAACGCAACTGCACAAATGATACCAGTGTCTTGGCCTGAATTTGCCAATATGCATCCATTTGCGCCAATTGAACAAGCACAAGGTTATAAGCAAATGCTTGACGAATTGGGCGATGCGTTAATTGAATTAACCGGATACGACAATATTTCTCTACAACCAAACTCAGGTGCGCAAGGGGAATATGCCGGACTTATTGCAATTCATAAATATCACCATAGCCGTGGCGATGCACACCGTAATATCTGTTTAATACCTTCATCAGCCCATGGTACAAACCCAGCATCTGCAATGATGGTTGGTATGAAAGTGGTAGTCGTAGATTGTGATAAGCAAGGTAATGTTGACATGGCTGATCTTAAAGCCAAAGCGGAAGAATTAGCAGACAACCTTTCTTGCATTATGATCACCTACCCGTCAACACACGGCGTATATGAAACAACCATTGCTGAAATTTGTAACATTGTTCATGAACATGGCGGCCAAGTATACCTTGACGGCGCAAACATGAACGCACAAGTAGGTTTAACTTCTCCAGGTTATATTGGTGCAGATGTTTCTCATCTTAACTTACATAAAACATTTTCAATACCACATGGCGGCGGCGGACCAGGTATGGGGCCGATAGGTGTTAAATCTCACCTTGCACCATTCTTACCTGATCATAGTTTAGTTACAGTAAACGAAGCTACCAAAGGTAATGGCGCAGTTTCAGCAGCACCATTTGGTAGTGCGGGTATTTTATGTATCTCATACCTTTACATTGCTTTATTAGGTAGAAAAGGTGTAACTGACTCAACTAAATACGCAATTACCAATGCAAACTACTTAGCGAAAAAACTTAGCGAGCATTACCCCATTTTATACTCAGGTAAAAATGGCCGGGTAGCGCACGAATGTATTATTGACCTACGTCCAATTAAAGCCGCTTGTGGTATCACTGAAGTAGATATGGCAAAACGCTTAATTGACTACGGCTTTCATGCGCCAACTATGTCTTTCCCGGTAGCTGGCACATTCATGATCGAGCCAACAGAGTCTGAGTCTAAAGTAGAGCTAGACCGCTTTATTGAAGCAATGGTTTGTATTCGTAACGAAGCCCGCAAAGTAGAGTCTGGCGAGTGGAGCAGTGAGAACAACCCATTACACAATGCACCGCATACCTTAGCTGATATTACCGACGCTAATTGGGATAGAGATTACAGCATCGCTGAAGCAGTATTCCCTGTGCCAGCAGCGGCTGCTAATAAATTTTGGCCAACAGTAAACCGCATTGATGATGTTTATGGCGACCGTAATTTAATTTGTAGCTGTCCTCCGATTGAAATGTATAAAGACTAG